In the genome of Brienomyrus brachyistius isolate T26 chromosome 17, BBRACH_0.4, whole genome shotgun sequence, one region contains:
- the LOC125712152 gene encoding olfactory receptor 52E8-like, producing MQNPDRNTTYTDFILVSFSGPQEWRQLLFIPFLLIFLIAVSANLFLIFIILSQRSLHSPMYLLICAMAFVDLSIPIFFVPKLLISLLYNLRHISLLGCLAQMFFIHFFGGFQSTVLLWMAVDRYYAICTPLHYNDYMAFSAFLKFIILPLLRNAILNLSIVSLAGSLSFCQHEIDHCFCEHMALVTLACGTIRMNNIVGLMTIFCVPTVDFLLIVASYVRIFFSVFKSGKSSRKALSTCVTHIIVITVSLILALFAFLSYRINYNMSSNSHTVISMMYVLFPSCFNPIIYGVRTKEIRQQIMKTLNCGKVAP from the coding sequence ATGCAGAACCCAGACAGAAACACCACCTACACAGACTTCATCTTAGTTAGTTTCTCTGGACCTCAGGAGTGGCGACAACTGCTCTTCATCCCTTTTCTACTCATATTCTTAATTGCGGTTTCTGCAAACTTATTTCTGATCTTTATAATTCTGTCACAGAGGTCCCTGCACTCCCCCATGTACCTCCTAATATGTGCAATGGCCTTTGTAGATCTCTCTATACCAATTTTCTTTGTTCCAAAACTGCTAATCAGTTTACTGTACAATCTGAGACACATCTCTCTGCTGGGTTGTCTAGCACAGATGttctttattcatttttttggtGGCTTCCAGTCAACAGTTTTGCTGTGGATGGCTGTGGATCGTTACTATGCAATCTGTACTCCTCTGCACTACAATGACTACATGgctttctctgcattccttaagTTCATAATACTTCCTTTGCTGAGAAATGCTATTCTCAATCTATCCATAGTCAGTCTGGCTGGGTCTCTGTCCTTCTGCCAGCATGAGATCGACCACTGTTTCTGTGAGCACATGGCGTTGGTCACGCTGGCCTGTGGGACCATACGCATGAATAACATTGTAGGACTGATGACTATTTTTTGTGTACCAACAGTTGATTTTCTGTTAATCGTTGCATCTTATGTTAGAATATTTTTCTCAGTGTTTAAGTCGGGGAAGTCCAGCCGAAAGGCTCTCAGCACCTGCGTAACTCATATTATTGTCATAACCGTTAGTTTAATTTTGGCCTTATTTGCTTTTCTTTCCTACAGGATAAATTATAACATGTCATCTAACAGCCACACTGTGATCAGTATGATGTATGTACTTTTCCCCAGTTGCTTCAACCCAATAATTTACGGAGTCAGAACAAAGGAAATTAGACAACAAATAATGAAAACTCTGAACTGCGGAAAAGTCGCCCCATGA
- the LOC125712141 gene encoding olfactory receptor 52K1: MNPTPSNITLTFTVYGPPGPLSYMLSTLLLLIYLFSTCANMFLALVIYLESSLHKPMYVFLFNLAVNGVIGSSSVCPKIMVHLLSGVQGSSYYGCLIQVFFVNFYGTSAYVILAVMAYDRYVSICKPLLYHAIMTPAKVKQLLLVTYSFPIFSLSAQVYLTSRLPLCRYTITKLFCDNLAIVNLSCVKSNLDNIFGIFIVLSLAVLPLTCVVISYIQILKVSWKTSRDSQQKALSTCTPHLVVFINFSLATLFSVIYNRANMYISSEVNIFMSLHFILIPPVLHPVIYGIRSKEIRRCFMKILRSRNLFTVLVDTVEVKSTFAC, encoded by the coding sequence ATGAATCCGACCCCTTCGAACATCACCTTGACTTTCACGGTGTACGGACCTCCAGGCCCCCTGAGTTACATGCTTTCTACTTTGCTCCTTCTGATCTACCTCTTCTCAACATGTGCGAACATGTTTCTCGCCCTGGTTATCTACTTGGAATCCAGTCTCCACAAGCCCATGTACGTCTTTCTCTTCAACTTGGCAGTGAACGGCGTCATTGGGAGTTCTAGCGTTTGCCCAAAGATCATGGTCCATCTGTTGTCCGGCGTCCAGGGAAGCTCCTACTATGGCTGTCTGATTCAGGTGTTCTTTGTCAACTTCTACGGAACATCTGCCTACGTGATTTTAGCAGTAATGGCTTATGACCGTTATGTCTCCATATGCAAGCCGTTGCTCTATCATGCCATAATGACTCCTGCCAAGGTAAAACAGCTGCTGCTCGTCACATATTCCTTTCCCATCTTCTCTTTATCAGCCCAAGTGTACTTGACGTCAAGGCTTCCGTTATGCAGATATACCATTACCAAGCTGTTTTGTGACAATCTCGCAATTGTCAATCTGTCCTGCGTGAAAAGTAACCTGGATAACATTTTTGGAATATTTATAGTTCTGAGTCTTGCTGTGCTTCCTCTGACTTGTGTGGTGATCTCCTACATACAGATACTGAAGGTTAGCTGGAAGACCTCCAGAGACTCCCAGCAGAAAGCGTTAAGCACCTGTACTCCTCATTTAGTCGTCTTTATAAATTTCTCGCTAGCAACACTCTTCTCTGTCATTTATAATCGAGCCAATATGTACATTTCAAGTGAGGTCAACATATTCATGTCCCTGCATTTCATCCTGATCCCCCCAGTTCTGCATCCAGTAATATACGGGATCAGATCAAAAGAGATCAGGCGGTGCTTCATGAAAATACTGAGAAGTAGGAATCTTTTTACAGTCTTGGTAGATACTGTTGAAGTTAAATCCACATTTGCATGTTGA
- the LOC125712149 gene encoding olfactory receptor 2AP1-like, whose protein sequence is MSTMALDNITNSTVFTLSGINASWESRYVFFCITFLYYLVIIAVNLIIIVTVALRKPLHEPMYVFLCNLCLNGLFGTSGFYPRFLYDLLSDVHEISRPGCFIQIFVIYSAVLCDFSTLTVMSYDRSVAICRPLEYHTVMTGGTIIKLTVFSWIAPMFCMSILVTMSSRQILCGSHIEKLYCENWAIVKMSCFSTTLYNVLSYTVILTYAGHSVLIMFSYVNLIKTSLKSSENRKKIMQTCTPHLLSLINVTVAFLFDTMFSRYGSRDFPQGLRHFLALEFLIVPPLLNPLIYGLKLSKVRNEVLRYVRSSAVKF, encoded by the coding sequence ATGTCCACAATGGCACTGGACAACATAACCAACTCTACAGTGTTTACTCTGTCTGGGATCAACGCCAGCTGGGAGAGCAGATACGTTTTCTTCTGCATAACATTTCTTTACTACCTTGTCATCATCGCCGTGAACCTGATAATAATTGTCACAGTCGCCCTGAGGAAGCCGCTCCACGAGCCCATGTACGTGTTCCTGTGTAACCTCTGTCTCAACGGACTGTTTGGGACCTCAGGGTTCTACCCCAGGTTCCTCTATGATCTACTTTCTGACGTCCATGAAATCTCACGGCCAGGATGTTTCATTCAGATTTTTGTGATTTACTCTGCTGTCCTGTGTGACTTTTCCACGTTAACAGTGATGTCTTATGACAGGTCTGTGGCCATATGCAGGCCGTTGGAGTATCACACAGTTATGACGGGGGGGACAATCATTAAACTGACTGTATTCTCATGGATTGCCCCCATGTTTTGCATGTCAATTTTGGTTACTATGAGCTCTAGACAAATTCTGTGTGGGTCACACATTGAGAAGCTCTACTGCGAGAACTGGGCTATTGTTAAAATGTCTTGTTTCTCAACTACATTGTATAATGTTCTTTCCTACACTGTAATACTAACGTACGCTGGACATTCAGTTTTAATTATGTTTTCGTACGTAAACCTGATCAAAACCAGCTTGAAATCCTCAGAGAATCGGAAAAAAATTATGCAGACGTGTACTCCACATTTACTGTCGTTAATTAATGTGACAGTGGCTTTTCTGTTCGATACAATGTTCAGTCGATACGGATCCAGAGATTTCCCACAGGGCTTACGCCACTTCCTGGCATTAGAGTTCCTCATAGTACCTCCTCTTCTCAATCCCTTGATTTATGGCCTGAAATTGAGTAAGGTCCGAAATGAGGTCTTGAGGTATGTGAGAAGTAGCGCAGTAAAGTTTTAA
- the LOC125712142 gene encoding olfactory receptor 1D5-like isoform X1, with translation MHRMPKLPLEVMPNSTVFTLSGINASWESRYVFFCITFLYYLVIIAVNLIIIVTVALRKPLHEPMYVFLCNLCLNGLYGTSGFYPKFLYDLLSDVQEISRSGCFIQVFVIYSAVLCDFSTLTVMSYDRSVAICRPLEYHTVMTGGTVFKLTAFSWFLPIFIMFIVIVLSSGVTLCGSHIEKLYCENWAIVKMSCSSSLASDVLGYSGLVTYLGHLLFILFSYVKLFKTSLKSAEIRSKFIQTCTPHLLSLINVFMALLFDTMYSRYGSRDFPQGLRHFLALEFQIVPPLFNPLIYGLKLNKVRNEVLRYVRSNAIKF, from the exons ATGCAT AGGATGCCCAAACTGCCCCTGGAGGTCATGCCCAACTCTACAGTGTTTACTCTGTCTGGGATCAACGCCAGCTGGGAGAGCAGATACGTTTTCTTCTGCATAACGTTTCTTTACTACCTTGTCATCATCGCCGTGAACCTGATAATAATTGTCACCGTCGCCCTGAGGAAGCCGCTCCACGAGCCCATGTACGTGTTCCTGTGTAACCTCTGTCTCAACGGACTGTATGGAACCTCAGGGTTCTACCCCAAATTCCTGTATGATCTGCTCTCTGACGTCCAAGAAATCTCGCGGTCAGGATGTTTCATTCAGGTGTTTGTGATTTACTCTGCTGTCCTGTGTGACTTTTCCACGTTAACAGTGATGTCTTATGACAGGTCTGTGGCCATATGCAGGCCGTTGGAGTATCACACAGTTATGACGGGGGGGACCGTCTTTAAACTGACAGCATTTTCATGGTTTCTTcccatttttattatgtttattgtAATTGTCCTAAGCTCTGGTGTAACTCTCTGTGGATCACACATTGAGAAGCTCTACTGTGAAAACTGGGCTATTGTTAAAATGTCTTGCTCGTCAAGTTTAGCGAGTGATGTGTTGGGGTATTCGGGATTAGTTACATATTTGGGACATTTGTTGTTCATTCTTTTTTCTTATGTTAAACTGTTCAAAACCAGCTTGAAGTCAGCAGAGATCCGCAGTAAATTCATCCAGACGTGTACTCCACATTTACTGTCATTGATCAACGTGTTTATGGCCTTGCTGTTTGATACAATGTACAGTAGGTACGGATCCAGAGATTTCCCACAGGGCTTACGCCACTTCCTGGCGTTAGAGTTTCAGATTGTACCTCCTCTCTTCAATCCCCTCATTTACGGTCTGAAACTGAATAAGGTCCGAAATGAGGTCTTGAGGTATGTGAGAAGTAACGCCATAAAGTTTTAA
- the LOC125712143 gene encoding olfactory receptor 1D5-like isoform X1, which translates to MGTMSTLPLEDLPNSTVFTLSGINASRESRYVFFCITFLYYLVIIAVNLIIIVTVALRKPLHEPMYVFLCNLCLNGLYGTLGFYPKFLYDLLSDVHEISRSGCFVQVFVIYSAVLCDFSTLTVMSYDRSVAICRPLEYHTVMTGGTVFKLIVFSWFLPISIMFLTLVLSSGVTLCGSHIEKLYCENWAVVKMTCTSNLAINVLGYLVIVTYFGHVMFILFSYVKLIKTSLKSAANRSKFIQTCTPHLLSLINVTVASLFDMMYSRYGSRDFPQGLRHFLALEFLIVPPLLNPLIYGLKLSKVRNEVLKHVICYIVKF; encoded by the exons ATGGGG ACGATGTCCACACTGCCCCTGGAGGATCTGCCCAACTCCACAGTGTTTACTCTGTCTGGGATCAACGCCAGCAGGGAGAGCAGATACGTTTTCTTCTGCATAACGTTTCTTTACTACCTTGTCATCATCGCCGTGAACCTGATAATAATTGTCACAGTCGCCCTGAGGAAGCCGCTCCACGAGCCCATGTACGTGTTCCTGTGTAACCTCTGTCTCAACGGACTGTATGGGACGTTAGGGTTCTACCCCAAGTTCCTGTATGATCTGCTCTCTGACGTCCATGAAATCTCGCGGTCAGGATGCTTCGTTCAGGTGTTTGTCATTTACTCTGCTGTCCTGTGTGACTTTTCCACGTTAACAGTGATGTCTTATGACAGATCTGTGGCCATATGCAGGCCGTTGGAGTATCACACAGTCATGACGGGGGGGACCGTCTTTAAACTGATTGTGTTTTCATGGTTTCTTCCCATTTCTATTATGTTTCTTACTCTTGTCCTAAGCTCTGGTGTAACTCTCTGTGGATCACACATTGAGAAGCTCTACTGTGAAAACTGGGCTGTGGTTAAAATGACTTGCACTTCAAATTTAGCGATTAATGTGTTGGGGTATTTGGTTATTGTTACGTATTTTGGTCACGTGATGTTCATTCTTTTTTCTTATGTGAAACTGATCAAAACCAGCTTGAAGTCAGCAGCGAACCGCAGTAAATTCATTCAGACGTGTACTCCACATTTACTCTCGTTAATTAACGTGACCGTGGCGTCGCTGTTTGATATGATGTACAGTCGTTACGGATCCAGAGATTTTCCACAGGGCTTACGCCACTTCCTGGCATTAGAGTTTCTCATAGTACCTCCTCTTCTCAATCCCTTGATTTATGGCCTGAAATTGAGTAAGGTCCGAAATGAGGTGTTGAAGCATGTGATTTGTTACATTGTAAAATTTTAA
- the LOC125712142 gene encoding olfactory receptor 52D1-like isoform X4, whose protein sequence is MALEVMRNSTVFTLSGINASWESRYVFFCITFLYYLVIIAVNLIIIVTVALRKPLHEPMYVFLCNLCLNGLYGTLGFYPKFLYDLLSDVQEISRSGCFIQIFVIYSAVLCDFSTLTVMSYDRSVAICRPLEYHTVMTRGKVLKFIVFSWMNPIICMSVLVFVSSGLILCGSHVEKLYCESWAIVKMSCFSSTLYNVLSYIVILTYAGNSLLIMFSYVKLIKTSLKSSENRKKIIQTCTPHLLSLINVTVALLFNVMYSRYGSRDIAQGLRHFLALEFLIVPPLLNPLIYGLKLNKVRNEVLRYVRSNAIKF, encoded by the exons ATGGCACTGGAGGTCATGCGCAACTCTACAGTATTTACTCTGTCTGGGATCAATGCCAGCTGGGAGAGCAGATACGTTTTCTTCTGCATAACGTTTCTTTACTACCTTGTCATCATCGCTGTAAACCTGATAATAATTGTCACAGTCGCCCTGAGGAAGCCGCTCCACGAGCCCATGTACGTGTTCCTGTGTAACCTCTGTCTCAACGGACTGTATGGGACGTTAGGGTTCTACCCCAAGTTCCTGTATGATCTGCTCTCTGACGTCCAAGAAATCTCTCGGTCAGGATGTTTCATTCAGATTTTTGTGATTTACTCTGCTGTCCTGTGTGACTTTTCCACGTTAACAGTGATGTCTTATGACAGGTCTGTGGCCATTTGCAGGCCGTTGGAGTATCACACAGTCATGACGCGGGGGAAGGTTTTGAAGTTTATTGTGTTCTCATGGATGAACCCCATTATTTGCATGTCTGTTTTGGTTTTTGTGAGCTCTGGACTAATTCTCTGCGGATCACATGTTGAGAAACTTTACTGCGAGAGCTGGGCTATTGTTAAAATGTCTTGTTTCTCATCTACACTGTATAATGTTCTTTCCTATATTGTAATACTCACATATGCGGGAAATTCACTTTTGATTATGTTTTCCTATGTAAAACTGATCAAAACCAGCTTGAAATCTTCAGAAAAtcggaaaaaaataatacagacgTGTACTCCACATTTACTGTCGTTAATTAACGTGACAGTGGCCTTGCTGTTCAATGTGATGTACAGTCGATATGGATCCAGAGATATTGCACAGGGCTTACGCCACTTCCTGGCATTAGAGTTCCTAATTGTGCCTCCTCTTCTCAATCCCTTGATTTATGGCCTAAAACTGAATAAG GTCCGAAATGAGGTCTTGAGGTATGTGAGAAGTAACGCCATAAAGTTTTAA
- the LOC125712142 gene encoding olfactory receptor 52D1-like isoform X3, whose translation MALEVMPNSTVFTLSGINASWESRYVFFCITFLYYLVIIAVNLIIIITVALRKPLHEPMYVFLCNLCLNGLYGTLGFYPKFLYDLLSDVQEISRSGCFVQVFVIYSAVLCDFSTLTVMSYDRSVAICRPLEYHTVMTRGKVLKFIVFSWMTPIICMSVLVFVSSGLTLCGSHVEKLYCESWAIVKMSCFSSTLYNVLSYIVILTYAGNSLLIMFSYVKLIKTSLKSSENRKKIMQTCTPHLLSLINVTVALLFDVMYSRYGSRDIAQGLRHFLALEFLIVPPLLNPLIYGLKLNKVRNEVLRYVRSYTVKF comes from the exons ATGGCACTGGAGGTCATGCCCAACTCTACAGTGTTTACTCTGTCTGGGATCAACGCCAGCTGGGAGAGCAGATACGTTTTCTTCTGCATAACGTTTCTTTACTACCTTGTCATCATCGCTGTAAACCTGATAATAATTATCACAGTCGCCCTGAGGAAGCCGCTCCACGAGCCCATGTACGTGTTCCTGTGTAACCTCTGTCTCAACGGACTGTATGGGACGTTAGGGTTCTACCCCAAGTTCCTGTATGATCTGCTCTCTGACGTCCAAGAAATCTCGCGGTCAGGATGCTTCGTCCAGGTGTTTGTGATTTACTCTGCTGTCCTGTGTGACTTTTCCACGTTAACAGTGATGTCTTATGACAGGTCTGTGGCCATATGCAGGCCGTTGGAGTATCACACAGTCATGACGCGGGGGAAGGTTTTGAAGTTTATTGTGTTCTCATGGATGACCCCCATCATTTGCATGTCTGTTTTGGTTTTTGTGAGCTCTGGACTAACTCTCTGCGGATCACATGTTGAGAAACTTTACTGCGAAAGCTGGGCTATTGTTAAAATGTCTTGCTTCTCATCTACACTGTATAATGTTCTTTCCTATATTGTAATACTCACATATGCGGGAAATTCACTTTTGATTATGTTTTCCTATGTAAAACTGATCAAAACCAGCTTGAAATCTTCAGAAAATCGGAAAAAAATAATGCAGACGTGTACTCCACATTTACTGTCGTTAATTAACGTGACAGTGGCCTTGCTGTTCGATGTGATGTACAGTCGATATGGATCCAGAGATATTGCACAGGGCTTACGCCACTTCCTGGCATTAGAGTTCCTAATTGTGCCTCCTCTTCTCAATCCCTTGATTTATGGCCTAAAACTGAATAAGGTCCGAAATGAGGTCTTGAG GTATGTGAGAAGTTACACCGTAAAGTTTTAA
- the LOC125712142 gene encoding olfactory receptor 1D5-like isoform X2, which produces MPKLPLEVMPNSTVFTLSGINASWESRYVFFCITFLYYLVIIAVNLIIIVTVALRKPLHEPMYVFLCNLCLNGLYGTSGFYPKFLYDLLSDVQEISRSGCFIQVFVIYSAVLCDFSTLTVMSYDRSVAICRPLEYHTVMTGGTVFKLTAFSWFLPIFIMFIVIVLSSGVTLCGSHIEKLYCENWAIVKMSCSSSLASDVLGYSGLVTYLGHLLFILFSYVKLFKTSLKSAEIRSKFIQTCTPHLLSLINVFMALLFDTMYSRYGSRDFPQGLRHFLALEFQIVPPLFNPLIYGLKLNKVRNEVLRYVRSNAIKF; this is translated from the coding sequence ATGCCCAAACTGCCCCTGGAGGTCATGCCCAACTCTACAGTGTTTACTCTGTCTGGGATCAACGCCAGCTGGGAGAGCAGATACGTTTTCTTCTGCATAACGTTTCTTTACTACCTTGTCATCATCGCCGTGAACCTGATAATAATTGTCACCGTCGCCCTGAGGAAGCCGCTCCACGAGCCCATGTACGTGTTCCTGTGTAACCTCTGTCTCAACGGACTGTATGGAACCTCAGGGTTCTACCCCAAATTCCTGTATGATCTGCTCTCTGACGTCCAAGAAATCTCGCGGTCAGGATGTTTCATTCAGGTGTTTGTGATTTACTCTGCTGTCCTGTGTGACTTTTCCACGTTAACAGTGATGTCTTATGACAGGTCTGTGGCCATATGCAGGCCGTTGGAGTATCACACAGTTATGACGGGGGGGACCGTCTTTAAACTGACAGCATTTTCATGGTTTCTTcccatttttattatgtttattgtAATTGTCCTAAGCTCTGGTGTAACTCTCTGTGGATCACACATTGAGAAGCTCTACTGTGAAAACTGGGCTATTGTTAAAATGTCTTGCTCGTCAAGTTTAGCGAGTGATGTGTTGGGGTATTCGGGATTAGTTACATATTTGGGACATTTGTTGTTCATTCTTTTTTCTTATGTTAAACTGTTCAAAACCAGCTTGAAGTCAGCAGAGATCCGCAGTAAATTCATCCAGACGTGTACTCCACATTTACTGTCATTGATCAACGTGTTTATGGCCTTGCTGTTTGATACAATGTACAGTAGGTACGGATCCAGAGATTTCCCACAGGGCTTACGCCACTTCCTGGCGTTAGAGTTTCAGATTGTACCTCCTCTCTTCAATCCCCTCATTTACGGTCTGAAACTGAATAAGGTCCGAAATGAGGTCTTGAGGTATGTGAGAAGTAACGCCATAAAGTTTTAA
- the LOC125712154 gene encoding olfactory receptor 1496-like: MDNMSEVTSFVLTGYFEMEDMKHLYFTVFFLLYITTVFANVLLICVICAERSLHDPMYIFLCNLAVNGMYGSTSLVPSILGQLMSPSHIVSLGCCLAQIYSLHTYVITEFSVLAVMSYDRYIAICYPLHYHIIMSPRKVCVLVVLSWIYPSVAFGIYFIFTAKLTFCRKLIPKIHCMNFELVRLSCFSTYVHSIVGLVATVFYLVPQILMMLFSYVHIFRICLKASKESRAKAAQTCTPHLIAAINFSVGCFFEVIQSRFDSNSLSFESRLFLSLYYLTFPPLLNPLIYGISVHAIRVQAIKYICCKK, from the coding sequence ATGGACAATATGTCAGAGGTGACGTCCTTCGTTCTCACAGGCTACTTCGAAATGGAGGACATGAAGCACCTGTACTTCACAGTCTTCTTCCTGCTGTACATCACGACCGTTTTTGCGAATGTCCTTCTCATCTGCGTGATCTGTGCTGAGAGGAGTCTGCACGACCccatgtacatttttttgtgcAATCTGGCAGTGAATGGGATGTACGGCAGCACGTCCTTAGTGCCCTCCATTCTGGGACAGCTGATGTCCCCCTCGCACATCGTGTCTCTGGGCTGCTGCCTGGCCCAGATTTACTCTTTACACACGTACGTTATCACAGAATTTTCAGTGCTGGCAGTCATGAGCTATGACAGATACATTGCGATCTGTTACCCCTTACATTACCACATCATCATGTCTCCCCGCAAGGTGTGTGTGCTGGTTGTCCTCTCCTGGATTTACCCCTCCGTCGCTTTTGGCATCTACTTCATATTCACCGCAAAGCTCACCTTCTGCAGAAAACTCATACCTAAAATTCACTGCATGAACTTCGAGTTAGTCAGACTGTCTTGTTTTAGCACTTACGTTCACAGCATCGTCGGCCTTGTGGCTACAGTGTTCTATCTCGTTCCCCAGATCCTGATGATGCTGTTTTCATATGTGCACATATTCAGGATTTGCCTGAAAGCCTCCAAGGAATCCCGAGCCAAAGCCGCTCAAACATGCACGCCTCACCTGATAGCTGCCATCAATTTTTCTGTGGGCTGCTTTTTTGAAGTCATCCAAAGCCGGTTCGACTCGAACAGCCTTTCCTTCGAGTCACGCCTCTTCCTGTCCCTTTACTACCTAACATTTCCCCCCCTGCTAAATCCTCTAATATATGGTATAAGTGTCCATGCCATTAGAGTCCAAGCCATTAAATACATTTGCTGTAAGAAGTGA
- the LOC125712143 gene encoding olfactory receptor 52D1-like isoform X2, giving the protein MPNSTVFTLSGINASWESRYVFFCITFLYYLVIIAVNLIIIVTVALRKPLHEPMYVFLCNLCLNGLYGTSGFYPKFLYDLLSDVHEISRSGCFVQVFVIYSAFLCDFSTLTVMSYDRSVAICRPLEYHTVMTWGTVFKLMAFSWFLPIFIMFVIIVLSSGMTLCGSHIEKLYCENWAIAKMSCTSNLANNVLGYLVIVTYFGQVMFILFSYVKLIKTSLKSAANRSKFIQTCTPHLLSLINVTVASLFDMMYSRYGSRDFPQGLRHFLALEFLIVPPLLNPLIYGLKLSKVRNEVLRYMKHNIIK; this is encoded by the coding sequence ATGCCCAACTCTACAGTGTTTACTCTGTCTGGGATCAATGCCAGCTGGGAGAGCAGATACGTTTTCTTCTGCATAACGTTTCTTTACTACCTTGTCATCATCGCCGTGAACCTGATAATAATTGTCACCGTCGCCCTGAGGAAGCCGCTCCACGAGCCCATGTACGTGTTCCTGTGTAACCTCTGTCTCAACGGACTGTATGGAACCTCAGGGTTCTACCCCAAGTTCCTGTATGATCTGCTCTCTGACGTCCATGAAATCTCGCGGTCAGGATGTTTCGTCCAGGTGTTTGTGATTTACTCGGCTTTCCTGTGCGACTTTTCCACGTTAACAGTGATGTCTTATGACAGGTCTGTGGCCATATGCAGGCCGTTGGAGTATCACACAGTCATGACGTGGGGGACCGTCTTTAAACTGATGGCGTTTTCATGGTTTCTTcctatttttattatgtttgtaATAATTGTCCTGAGCTCCGGTATGACTCTCTGTGGATCACACATTGAGAAGCTCTACTGTGAAAACTGGGCTATCGCTAAAATGTCTTGCACTTCAAATTTAGCGAATAATGTGTTGGGGTATTTGGTTATTGTTACATATTTTGGTCAGGTGATGTTCATTCTTTTTTCTTATGTGAAACTGATCAAAACCAGCTTGAAGTCAGCAGCGAACCGCAGTAAATTCATTCAGACGTGTACTCCACATTTACTCTCGTTAATTAACGTGACAGTGGCCTCGCTGTTTGATATGATGTACAGTCGTTACGGATCCAGAGATTTTCCACAGGGCTTACGCCACTTCCTGGCGTTAGAGTTCCTAATTGTGCCTCCTCTCCTCAATCCCCTGATTTACGGCCTGAAATTAAGTAAGGTCCGAAATGAGGTGTTGAGGTATATGAAACATAATATCATAAAATAG